The genomic DNA GGCTCGTCACTGACCGTCTGCTCGTTGATGTGCACCTTGCCGGAGTCGATCCGGTCGGCGAGCTTCATCGCCGTACCGACGTCGCCGAGGATGCCGACCGACAGCCCGTACTCGCAGTCGTTCACGATCCGCGCGGCCTCCTCCGTCGTGGAGAAGGAGATGACGGGCGCGACCGGGCCGAAGATCTCCTCGCGCCAGGCCGGCATGTCCGTCGTCAGTCCGGTCAGGACGGTGGCGCGGTAGCCGGCGCCGTCGATCTCGCCGCCCGCGGCGACCTTGGCCCCCGCCGCCACGCTGTCGGTGACGATGCCGTGCACCCGCTCCAGCTGCCGGCGGTCGATGATCGGGCCCAGCGCCACGTCCTCGCGGGCCGGGTCGCCCACCGGCAGGGCCTCGGCCTTCGCGGCGAGCGCGGCGGTGTACTCCTCCACCAGCGACTCGTGCACGATGTGCCGGCCGGTAGTCATGCAGATCTGCCCCTGGTGCAGGTACGAGCCGAACGCCCCCGCGGAGGCCGCCTTCGCCACGTCGGCGCCGGGCAGCACGACCAGCGCGTTGTTGCCGCCCAGCTCCAGGTGCGCCCGCTTCAGCAGCCGCCCGGCCTGCTCGCCGATCGCCCGCCCGACCGGCGTGGAGCCGGTGAACGAGATCACCCGGACCTCGGGCGCCTCCACGACCGCCCGGCCGACCTCGCCGTCGCCCGGCAGCAGGTGCAGGACACCGGCCGGGAGCCCGGCCTCCTCGAAGATCCGGGCGATGACGACACCGCCGCTCACCGCGGTGCGCGGGTCCGGCTTCAGCAGCACGGCGTTGCCGAGCGCCAGCGCGGGGGCCACCGAACGCAGGCCGAGGATGAGCGGGAAGTTGAAGGGCGCGATCACGCTGACGACGCCGGCGGGTCGGCGCCGGGCGAGCGACCAGCGGGCGTCCTCCGAGGTGAGCACCTCGCCCTGGGGATGGGTCGGCAGCCCGGCGCACTCGAAGCACTCGCCGATCGCCAGCCCCGCCTCGAAGCCCGCCTTGGACCGCACCGAGCCGGCCTCGCGCACCAGCCAGTCCTCGATCCCGGCGGCGTGCTCGGTGAACAGCTCACCCGCGCGCCGCAGTACGGCCGCCCGCTGCTGCGGCGAGGTCGCCGCCCACACCCGCTGCGCCTCGGCG from Streptomyces sp. CB09001 includes the following:
- a CDS encoding benzaldehyde dehydrogenase, which produces MTLLDSAVWGGKFYSEGWQDSPTEQPVTEPATGDRLGTVGLASAEDVNRAAARAAEAQRVWAATSPQQRAAVLRRAGELFTEHAAGIEDWLVREAGSVRSKAGFEAGLAIGECFECAGLPTHPQGEVLTSEDARWSLARRRPAGVVSVIAPFNFPLILGLRSVAPALALGNAVLLKPDPRTAVSGGVVIARIFEEAGLPAGVLHLLPGDGEVGRAVVEAPEVRVISFTGSTPVGRAIGEQAGRLLKRAHLELGGNNALVVLPGADVAKAASAGAFGSYLHQGQICMTTGRHIVHESLVEEYTAALAAKAEALPVGDPAREDVALGPIIDRRQLERVHGIVTDSVAAGAKVAAGGEIDGAGYRATVLTGLTTDMPAWREEIFGPVAPVISFSTTEEAARIVNDCEYGLSVGILGDVGTAMKLADRIDSGKVHINEQTVSDEPNAPFGGVKASGTGSRFGGAAANVEAFTETQWLTVRPDIADYPF